One genomic window of Aggregatilinea lenta includes the following:
- a CDS encoding cytidylyltransferase domain-containing protein: protein MTDERPRVLAVVPARGGSKGIPRKNVRLMAGQPLISYALRALAAAQMVDCVVVSTDDDEIKAVARRCGAEVIDRPAELAGDAVTLDPVVYHAVEQVEAAGFLPDVVLTVQPTAPLLRPATIDRAVRLLVESGAETVISVVNETHLAWTTGAEGRGVPLYEKRVNRQQLPQRLRETGGVFASRRDIVTPHNRIGQDVRLLELDRLEGLDIDAVEDWWIAEKALNRRKIVFRVDGSPWMGLGHVYRALSLAGRLLDHELLFVMDADLPLGVDLVRGAFYPVQAFTGDPLPAIREAGAQIVVNDILDTEVAYIRALRDMGLFVVNFEDLGPGNHAAHLVINALYDPRFPEAHMVWGPPYADLRDEFATAPVKVVEPDVRRVLVTFGGADPADLTAKTLRVLGTMPGDFEIEVVLGLAYGPREDLRVQAAALGPRVTVAEQVRDMSRRMHAADLVITSAGRTVYEVAAIGTPCIVMSQNAREQRHLFALAENGFVNLGLGADVPDETLRDAVARLVGDYTQRQQMSARMLAADIRGGTGRIVRLMLERYRAFEAAILDTVTRRDV from the coding sequence GTGACGGACGAGCGGCCCAGGGTGCTGGCGGTGGTGCCCGCACGCGGCGGGTCGAAGGGCATCCCGCGCAAAAATGTGCGGCTGATGGCGGGTCAGCCGCTGATCAGCTACGCGCTGCGCGCGCTAGCCGCCGCGCAGATGGTCGATTGCGTGGTGGTCTCGACCGACGACGACGAGATCAAGGCCGTGGCGCGGCGCTGTGGCGCGGAGGTGATCGACCGCCCGGCTGAACTGGCCGGGGACGCCGTCACGCTCGACCCGGTGGTTTACCACGCCGTGGAGCAGGTCGAGGCGGCGGGATTTTTGCCCGACGTGGTGCTGACCGTGCAGCCGACCGCGCCGCTGCTGCGCCCCGCAACAATCGATCGTGCCGTGCGGCTGCTGGTCGAGTCCGGCGCGGAGACGGTGATCTCGGTGGTCAACGAGACACACCTCGCCTGGACCACGGGCGCGGAGGGGCGCGGCGTGCCGCTCTACGAGAAGCGCGTGAATCGCCAGCAGCTCCCCCAGCGTCTGCGTGAGACGGGCGGCGTGTTCGCCAGCCGTCGCGACATTGTGACGCCGCACAACCGCATTGGGCAGGACGTACGGCTGCTGGAATTGGACCGGCTCGAAGGGCTGGACATCGACGCGGTGGAAGATTGGTGGATCGCGGAGAAGGCGCTCAATCGGCGGAAGATCGTGTTCCGCGTGGACGGCAGCCCGTGGATGGGGTTGGGACACGTTTACCGCGCGCTGTCGCTGGCCGGGCGGCTGCTCGACCACGAGCTGCTGTTCGTGATGGATGCCGATTTGCCGCTGGGCGTGGACCTCGTGCGAGGCGCGTTTTACCCGGTGCAGGCCTTCACCGGCGATCCGCTGCCCGCGATCCGCGAAGCTGGGGCGCAGATCGTCGTGAATGATATTCTGGATACCGAGGTCGCGTACATCCGCGCGCTGCGAGATATGGGGTTGTTCGTGGTCAATTTCGAGGACCTGGGGCCGGGTAACCACGCGGCACATCTGGTGATCAACGCGCTGTACGATCCACGCTTCCCGGAAGCCCACATGGTTTGGGGGCCGCCCTACGCCGACCTGCGCGACGAGTTCGCCACCGCGCCGGTCAAGGTCGTGGAGCCGGACGTGCGGCGCGTGCTGGTCACGTTCGGCGGGGCGGATCCGGCGGACCTGACCGCCAAGACACTGCGCGTGCTGGGCACGATGCCGGGCGACTTCGAGATCGAGGTGGTGCTGGGGCTGGCGTATGGCCCTCGCGAGGATCTGCGCGTGCAGGCGGCAGCGCTCGGCCCGCGCGTGACGGTCGCGGAGCAGGTGCGCGACATGAGCCGCCGCATGCACGCCGCCGACCTGGTGATTACGTCCGCTGGGCGCACGGTGTACGAGGTGGCGGCCATCGGCACACCGTGCATCGTCATGAGCCAGAACGCGCGCGAGCAGCGCCACCTGTTCGCGCTGGCCGAGAACGGCTTCGTGAACCTGGGTCTGGGCGCGGACGTGCCCGACGAGACGCTGCGCGATGCGGTCGCGCGGCTGGTGGGCGATTACACGCAGCGCCAGCAGATGAGCGCGCGCATGTTGGCGGCGGACATTCGCGGCGGCACGGGGCGCATCGTGCGGCTGATGTTGGAGCGTTACCGGGCGTTTGAAGCGGCGATCCTTGACACTGTCACGCGGAGGGACGTATGA
- a CDS encoding N-acetylneuraminate synthase family protein: MKSVLIGERRIGPGEPAYVIAEAGVNHKGSLDAARRMIDEAKRAGADAIKFQTYKADKLVTRAAPRYWDDAEASGTQYAIFKQSDTFGEAEYRALFEHAGAAGITWLSTPFDLDAVAFLDALGMPAFKIASADLTNVPLLEACARTGKPVILSTGASTLDEVRASVDVLRRAGCADLVLLYCVLSYPTRDEDANLRRMVTLQAAFPDVPVGFSDHTIPDDCVIVPSAAAALGAAVIEKHFTLDRTLPGDDHYLSVDPGQLATLVRNCRVIAEVVGDDQFSVQASEEAARAYARRSIVAAVHIPAGTVIRPDMLIMKRPGTGISPVEVDRLAGRAAAVDIPEDTTITWEMVAPSS, encoded by the coding sequence ATGAAATCCGTTCTGATTGGCGAGCGCCGGATCGGACCTGGCGAACCGGCGTACGTCATCGCGGAAGCCGGGGTGAACCACAAGGGCAGCCTGGACGCGGCGCGACGCATGATCGACGAGGCGAAACGCGCCGGGGCGGACGCGATCAAGTTCCAGACGTATAAGGCCGACAAGCTGGTGACGCGCGCCGCGCCGCGCTATTGGGACGACGCCGAGGCGAGCGGCACGCAGTACGCGATCTTCAAGCAGTCGGATACGTTTGGTGAGGCGGAGTATCGTGCGTTGTTCGAGCACGCGGGGGCGGCGGGTATCACGTGGCTGTCCACGCCGTTCGACCTGGACGCGGTGGCGTTTCTGGATGCGCTGGGCATGCCCGCGTTCAAGATCGCGTCCGCAGACCTGACCAACGTGCCGCTGCTGGAAGCGTGCGCGCGCACGGGCAAGCCGGTGATCCTTTCGACCGGGGCCTCGACGCTGGACGAGGTGCGCGCCTCCGTGGACGTGCTGCGGCGGGCGGGCTGTGCCGATCTCGTGCTGCTGTACTGCGTGTTGAGCTATCCCACGCGCGACGAGGACGCGAACCTGCGGCGCATGGTGACGCTGCAGGCGGCGTTCCCGGACGTGCCGGTTGGATTCTCGGATCACACGATCCCCGACGACTGCGTGATCGTGCCCTCGGCGGCGGCGGCGCTCGGCGCGGCGGTGATCGAAAAGCACTTCACGCTGGACCGGACGCTGCCCGGCGACGACCATTATTTGTCGGTCGATCCGGGACAACTGGCGACGCTGGTGCGCAACTGCCGCGTCATCGCGGAGGTGGTGGGCGACGATCAATTTTCCGTGCAGGCGAGCGAGGAAGCGGCGCGGGCCTACGCGCGGCGCAGTATCGTCGCGGCGGTGCATATCCCGGCAGGCACGGTCATCAGACCCGACATGCTGATTATGAAACGTCCCGGCACAGGCATTTCGCCCGTCGAAGTGGACCGGTTGGCGGGTCGCGCGGCAGCGGTGGACATCCCCGAAGACACGACGATCACGTGGGAGATGGTCGCGCCAAGTTCATAG